In Oscarella lobularis chromosome 18, ooOscLobu1.1, whole genome shotgun sequence, the following proteins share a genomic window:
- the LOC136197781 gene encoding chromobox protein homolog 2-like: protein MSRRALSSVGPSVYAAERVIGQRLRRGRQEFLVKWRGWSYKHNTWEPEENILDSRLLESYKQRAARRKTLSEERNKLNVLQATKRRHTRFRLTRRKGTYRRRVESSPKKSKRVSVKKIVDLYETAKEKAFANQNRVTITDVTVGSLTVTVKEFKEEI from the exons ATGTCGCGTCGAGCGCTGTCGAGCGTCGGCCCCAGCGTTTACGCCGCCGAACGGGTGATCGGACAGCGTCTACGTCGG GGCAGGCAAGAATTTCTCGTCAAGTGGCGCGGCTGGTCCTACAA GCACAACACGTGGGAACCGGAGGAGAACATTCTCGATTCGCGACTTCTCGAAAGCTACAAGCAAAG AGCGGCGCGTCGAAAGACTTTGTCCGAAGAACGCAATAAACTGAATGTTTTGCAGGCGACAAAAAGGCGCCATACTAGA TTTCGACTCACCAGGCGAAAGGGAACCTATAGGCGACGcgtcgagtcgtcgccgaagaaaagTAAACGGGTCTCGGTCAAAAAGATCGTCGATCTGTATGAAACCGCGAAGGAAAAAGCATTTGCTAATCAAAATCGCGTCACCATCACCGACGTGACCGTCGGTTCACTGACCGTAACCGtaaaagaattcaaagaaGAGATATAG